The following coding sequences lie in one Pontibacter sp. G13 genomic window:
- a CDS encoding MFS transporter, producing the protein MKSPFEALLEKPASTIPYRIPVSYALSKLFERLAYYGFRSLIVLYMIDEVHALSKEKALDINGFFTGCLGLSMIFGGLLGDFVFGNRRAILIGGIVQAIGAFLVLVPTYGMMLTGMALVILGSGLHGSNIFSQFGKSFVHRLELLDSGFSGFYLALNIGAFLASIVIGYLGMEVGWAYGFASAGVFSLLSIIPVWMNKLDPSDFSDDYTPPSSVFARLGLVLAIMLISAWFWVAYELTGPIQFDLQESLAASDPNMPKSMWNSLNGLFLMPLLGGALVLRRYLIVNRWVVMAMGLGIAGGGFWILNQTVEPGFHAAIFIWFYLLMAVAETLLIPSTYAAIARQVNPKYLATAVGVIFAFLGWINKGISSLVGWFPEAHESLVSIAMGLVLVPAVGIGACLLILAQSKSRIGHGPDHRM; encoded by the coding sequence ATGAAAAGCCCATTCGAAGCTCTGCTGGAAAAGCCAGCTTCCACCATCCCATATCGAATTCCCGTATCATACGCCCTCTCCAAGCTTTTTGAGCGATTGGCCTACTATGGGTTCAGATCCTTGATCGTGTTGTACATGATCGATGAGGTCCATGCCTTGTCCAAGGAAAAGGCTCTGGATATCAATGGTTTTTTCACGGGGTGTTTAGGTCTGTCTATGATTTTTGGTGGCTTATTGGGAGATTTTGTATTTGGCAATCGCCGGGCCATTCTGATTGGGGGAATTGTGCAGGCGATTGGAGCTTTTCTCGTGCTGGTTCCTACCTACGGAATGATGCTCACGGGCATGGCCTTGGTGATCTTGGGAAGCGGTTTGCATGGCTCCAATATCTTCTCACAATTCGGCAAATCCTTTGTGCATCGGCTAGAACTATTGGATAGTGGGTTTTCCGGATTCTATCTAGCCCTCAATATCGGGGCATTCCTTGCCTCCATCGTGATTGGGTATCTGGGTATGGAAGTAGGATGGGCATACGGATTTGCATCCGCAGGGGTATTTTCCCTCTTGTCCATCATTCCGGTTTGGATGAATAAACTCGACCCATCCGACTTTTCGGACGATTACACGCCTCCATCAAGTGTGTTTGCAAGATTGGGACTGGTTTTGGCCATTATGCTCATTTCTGCTTGGTTTTGGGTGGCTTATGAATTGACAGGTCCCATCCAGTTCGATCTGCAAGAATCCCTCGCAGCAAGCGATCCCAATATGCCCAAATCGATGTGGAACTCCTTAAATGGATTGTTTTTGATGCCATTGTTGGGCGGGGCATTGGTCCTGAGGAGATACCTGATTGTCAATCGATGGGTCGTGATGGCCATGGGATTGGGGATCGCCGGAGGAGGCTTTTGGATCCTGAATCAAACCGTGGAACCAGGGTTTCATGCTGCGATATTCATCTGGTTTTACCTGCTGATGGCAGTTGCTGAGACCTTGCTGATACCTTCCACCTATGCCGCCATTGCCCGTCAGGTGAATCCCAAATATTTGGCCACTGCTGTAGGCGTGATCTTTGCCTTTCTCGGCTGGATCAATAAAGGAATTTCCTCCTTGGTTGGGTGGTTTCCCGAAGCGCATGAGAGCTTGGTGTCGATTGCGATGGGATTGGTGCTGGTCCCTGCTGTGGGGATTGGAGCGTGCTTGTTGATATTGGCTCAGTCGAAAAGCCGGATTGGCCACGGGCCAGACCACCGAATGTAA
- a CDS encoding histidine kinase dimerization/phosphoacceptor domain -containing protein has product MNIRGHFLRMVPAVWLLISAQAAFALSFPTPALEQAYLGLTQQVNSYRPGPAIALADSILQEMKLQGFVDHELFLWVRFQQSHAMLMNYEMYDRSLKQLYEVIDQAENRELWELAAESYLSIALNHEFLEREKDCIRNLNYAWRLIADHDLGPTSARYCVRRSSYHRLFADHDSAKFYAERAIELGTAHQVLRSVKDGNMVLGIIAQDPLDQIFYRQKCYQICLELEDYFSAIFQKINILKSLVKVEGMDNAFSHWDSARSLIPYIDQSNDNYWEALSKLYETKSELFEMVDLQDSALHYFKLFHEAEFQAFNASDLVDIQQQETQFAVQREQEKLKAEKERAQLLIGGISFLALLLTGLGWALWRNGKQRKLISTQNEQITTQNQALEESLNRQSMLLSEVHHRVKNNLQLVISLLTLQGLKIEQEHVQLQIDQLSNKVHSIALIHDQLYQAGEFEAIDLTEYIGKLIQYFQELASAEAPFSIETDITDISLNLETVLPLGIICSELITNSLKYARLPDRPLIISLKIVKLDQGFEMQYRDNGPGYPSGKFTTKASSMGGVLIKSMARQLRTKPETQNEGGAVCTMKFSEKWVSQV; this is encoded by the coding sequence ATGAATATTCGTGGCCACTTCTTGCGAATGGTCCCCGCCGTTTGGCTACTGATCAGCGCTCAAGCTGCATTCGCTCTGTCATTTCCTACCCCCGCTCTGGAACAAGCCTATCTAGGACTCACCCAGCAAGTCAACTCCTATCGCCCTGGTCCTGCCATCGCATTGGCAGATTCGATCTTGCAGGAGATGAAGCTCCAAGGCTTTGTGGATCACGAGCTCTTTCTCTGGGTGCGTTTCCAGCAGTCCCATGCGATGCTCATGAATTACGAAATGTATGATCGGTCCTTGAAGCAACTCTACGAAGTGATCGACCAGGCCGAAAACCGGGAGCTTTGGGAGCTAGCAGCAGAGTCGTATTTGTCCATTGCCTTGAATCATGAATTTCTGGAACGGGAGAAGGATTGTATCCGAAATCTCAATTATGCTTGGCGATTGATTGCCGATCACGATCTCGGGCCGACGAGTGCCAGATATTGCGTCAGGCGATCCTCCTATCATCGGTTATTTGCGGATCATGACAGCGCCAAATTCTATGCTGAACGCGCCATCGAATTGGGTACAGCACATCAAGTCCTTAGGTCCGTCAAAGATGGGAATATGGTATTGGGAATCATCGCCCAAGATCCTTTGGACCAAATCTTCTATCGCCAGAAATGCTACCAGATTTGCCTAGAACTTGAAGATTATTTTTCGGCCATCTTCCAAAAAATCAATATCCTCAAATCCTTGGTCAAAGTCGAAGGGATGGACAATGCCTTTTCGCATTGGGATTCCGCCAGGTCATTGATTCCATATATCGACCAATCCAATGACAACTATTGGGAGGCACTCTCCAAACTGTACGAGACCAAATCTGAACTATTTGAAATGGTGGATCTTCAAGATTCGGCCTTGCACTATTTCAAATTGTTCCATGAAGCAGAGTTCCAAGCTTTCAATGCCTCCGACCTAGTGGACATTCAGCAACAGGAAACCCAATTCGCAGTCCAGCGTGAGCAGGAAAAGCTCAAAGCCGAAAAAGAACGTGCACAACTTCTGATCGGTGGGATCTCCTTCTTGGCACTGCTACTGACTGGACTGGGATGGGCACTCTGGAGAAATGGCAAGCAGCGCAAGCTGATCTCCACCCAAAACGAGCAGATCACAACTCAGAATCAAGCGCTTGAAGAATCACTGAATCGGCAATCCATGCTCCTCTCCGAAGTCCATCACCGCGTCAAAAACAACCTCCAGCTCGTCATCAGTCTCCTGACGCTTCAGGGGCTCAAGATCGAGCAGGAGCACGTCCAGCTGCAGATCGACCAGCTCTCCAACAAGGTCCACAGCATCGCCCTCATCCATGACCAGTTGTATCAAGCGGGAGAATTCGAGGCCATTGACTTGACGGAATACATCGGCAAATTGATCCAATACTTCCAAGAGCTCGCCAGCGCTGAGGCGCCATTTTCGATCGAGACAGACATCACGGACATTTCCCTCAATCTGGAAACTGTCCTGCCGCTGGGCATCATCTGCTCCGAGCTCATCACCAATTCGCTCAAATACGCCCGACTACCAGATCGCCCGCTCATCATTTCCCTCAAGATCGTCAAACTGGATCAGGGCTTCGAAATGCAATACCGAGACAATGGCCCCGGCTACCCGTCCGGCAAATTCACCACCAAAGCATCCTCGATGGGCGGCGTCCTCATCAAGAGCATGGCGCGTCAGCTGCGCACCAAGCCCGAAACCCAAAATGAAGGAGGCGCGGTATGCACGATGAAGTTTTCAGAAAAGTGGGTATCTCAAGTATAG
- a CDS encoding DNA-binding response regulator — protein sequence MSLKILVVEDEVLIAETIKLFIEEKGHEVTDMCISYEEAKEAYVQSPPDLVILDIRLYGKKSGIDFANFLLEQPLKIPFVYLTSQHDKRIFDMAIDTAPYGYLAKPIHKQTLWLTVEAAYQRFLEELPPVNELIISDGQSKHKISEQDITLIKADHVYSEVFLKDGRKLLVRKPLRYFEEQAQGDFLIQAHRSYIVNVREVLSWTTNSVTLADGQSIPVSRARKQGLFELLKQKH from the coding sequence ATGTCGTTGAAGATTCTTGTGGTCGAGGACGAGGTCCTAATCGCTGAGACGATCAAGCTATTTATCGAGGAAAAAGGCCATGAAGTGACCGACATGTGCATTTCCTACGAAGAAGCGAAGGAGGCTTATGTTCAATCACCCCCAGATTTGGTTATTTTAGATATTCGCCTGTACGGTAAAAAATCAGGTATTGACTTTGCCAATTTCCTGCTGGAACAGCCCCTCAAAATTCCGTTTGTCTACCTGACTTCCCAGCATGACAAGCGGATATTCGATATGGCGATTGATACCGCTCCCTATGGCTATCTCGCCAAACCCATTCACAAACAGACCCTTTGGCTCACGGTCGAGGCTGCCTACCAACGGTTTTTGGAGGAATTGCCCCCCGTCAATGAACTCATCATCTCCGATGGTCAGAGCAAGCACAAGATCTCCGAGCAGGATATCACCCTCATCAAAGCCGATCATGTCTATTCGGAAGTTTTCCTGAAAGATGGCCGAAAACTCCTCGTGAGAAAGCCGCTGCGATACTTCGAGGAACAGGCGCAAGGGGATTTTCTGATTCAGGCGCATCGTAGCTACATCGTCAATGTCCGCGAGGTCCTGAGCTGGACCACCAACTCCGTCACATTGGCGGATGGCCAATCCATCCCCGTCAGTCGCGCCCGTAAACAAGGGCTATTCGAATTGCTCAAACAAAAGCACTGA